The Streptomyces aurantiacus genome includes a region encoding these proteins:
- a CDS encoding ABC transporter permease yields MTVTAPNPAPAAEVPKSSGTRLVDRVFKMRELAILVVFLVMIVITQIGNSDFLSEQGIKDLLLNATILVLVATGQSLVVITRNVDLSVGSTLGISAFAAGTYLQGGGNSVVAVALAVLLGIGCGLVNGLLVSLGQVPALVVTLGTLYIIRGIDSIWVGSRQITAANLPDGFIDFGSGGLSAVPWLAMIALVVLVATAYYLKHFGSGRELYALGSNPEAARLAGIPVRKRILAAYTFCGALAGLAGALYLARFGNVDSGTGNGYELTVVSAVVVGGVVFTGGSGSVYGAALGALLLTSINSVLPALGVSSVWVLAINGILLILAIAVDRIVALRVATALKKRNARHG; encoded by the coding sequence GTGACGGTCACCGCTCCCAATCCCGCTCCCGCCGCCGAGGTGCCCAAGTCCAGCGGCACCCGGCTGGTGGACCGCGTCTTCAAGATGCGTGAACTCGCCATCCTGGTCGTCTTCCTGGTGATGATCGTCATCACCCAGATCGGCAACAGCGACTTCCTGTCCGAGCAGGGAATCAAGGACCTCCTGCTCAACGCGACCATCCTCGTGCTGGTCGCCACCGGCCAGTCGCTGGTCGTCATCACCCGCAACGTCGACCTGTCGGTCGGCTCGACACTCGGCATCAGCGCCTTCGCGGCCGGCACCTATCTGCAGGGCGGCGGCAACTCCGTCGTCGCCGTGGCCCTCGCGGTCCTGCTCGGCATCGGCTGCGGCCTGGTCAACGGACTGCTCGTCAGCCTCGGCCAGGTGCCCGCGCTCGTCGTCACCCTCGGCACGCTCTACATCATCCGCGGCATCGACTCCATCTGGGTCGGCTCCCGGCAGATCACGGCGGCCAACCTGCCCGACGGATTCATCGACTTCGGCTCCGGCGGCCTCTCCGCCGTCCCGTGGCTGGCGATGATCGCGCTGGTGGTGCTGGTCGCGACGGCCTACTACCTCAAGCACTTCGGCAGCGGCCGTGAACTGTACGCGCTCGGCTCCAACCCGGAGGCCGCCCGCCTCGCCGGCATCCCGGTACGCAAGCGGATCCTCGCCGCGTACACCTTCTGCGGCGCCCTCGCGGGTCTCGCCGGAGCGCTGTACCTCGCCCGGTTCGGCAACGTCGACTCCGGCACCGGCAACGGCTACGAACTCACCGTCGTCAGCGCGGTCGTGGTCGGCGGCGTCGTCTTCACCGGCGGCTCCGGCAGCGTCTACGGAGCGGCCCTCGGCGCACTGCTCCTCACCTCCATCAACAGCGTGCTGCCCGCGCTCGGCGTCAGCTCCGTCTGGGTGCTCGCCATCAACGGCATCCTGCTCA